The window AGCCCGCAGCCTCCGGCGAGGAGCAGCTGGTCGAGGACGGTCTGCTCGACGGCACTCCGGAGACCCCGGACCCGCGCGAGGAGGCGCAATTGCAGGCGCAGCTCGAGCGCGAGATGCGCTTCGACGGCTTCGAGCAGGGCATCGAGGGCTGACACGCGACGAAGAGGGGCCCCGGCACGCATTGCGTGCCCCCCTCTTCGTCGATCAGCGTGCCGTGGTCGCCATCGGCTTCGCGGCCGCATCCCCCTGCGCTGCGACGGGCGTCTTCTCCCCCGCATCCGCACCGTGTCCGCCGGTCAGGGTGGACTCGTCGAACGGGCGGGCCCCGGAGAGCACCTCGCGCACCCGCGCCTTGTCGATCTGCCGGGTCCAGGTGCCGATCAGCACGGTCGCCACCGCGTTGCCGGTGAAGTTGGTGACCGCGCGGCCTTCCGACATGAAACGGTCGATGCCGACGATGACGCCCACACCGCCGACCAGGTCGGGTCGGTAGGTCTGCAGACCTGCCGCGAGGGTCGCGAGTCCCGCGCCGGTGACGCCCGCGGCCCCCTTCGAGGCGATGATCATGAACACGAGCAGGCCGATCTGCTCGGGGATCGACATCGGCGCACCCATGCCGGTCGCGATGAACAGCGATGCCATCGTGAGGTAGATCGCCGTGCCGTCCAGGTTGAACGAGTACCCCGTGGGCACCGTGATGCCCACGACGGGCTTCGAGACGCCGAGGTGCTCCATCTTGGCGATGAGGCGGGGCAGCGCGGACTCCGACGACGACGTACCGACGATGAGCAGGTATTCGCGGCCCAGGTACTTCATGAGCGAGAAGATGTTCACCCGGGCGACCGCATAGAGAAGCGAACCCAGCACGCCGGCGATGAAGACGAAGCACGTGATGTAGAACGCGACCATCAGAAGCCCGAGCCCGAGGATCGCGGCGACGCCGGTCGAGCCGACGACGGCCGCGATGGCGCCGAACGCGCCGACGGGCGCAAGCCAGAGGATCATGCCCAGGATGCGGAACACGAGCGTCTGCAGGTGGGTGACCGCCGTCATGATCGGCTTGCCCTTCTCCCCCAGCCCCTGCAGCGCGAAGCCGACCAGGAGCGCGATGAAGAGCACCTGCAGCACGCTGCCGCCGGTGAACGCCGCGAAGAAGGACTCGGGCACGATGTGCAGCAGGAAGTCGACGGTGGAGGTCGCCTCGCCCGTCGCCTGGTAGGTCGAGCCGGACATGTCCAGCCCCTCGCCCGGGTGGATGATGTTGCCCACCACGAGACCGATCGCGAGCGCGAAGGTCGACATGCCGAGGAAGTAGACCAGGGCCAGTCCGCCGATCTTGCCCACGGTCGCCGCCTTGGCGATGGAACCCACGCCCACCACGATGGTGCAGAAGATGATGGGGGCGATCATCATCGTGATGAGCGACACGAACGCCGTTCCCAGCGGCTTCAGGCCCACGGCGAACTCGGGGAAGGCCAGTCCCACGACGGCACCGGCGACCACGGCGATGATCACCGAGACGTACAGCCAGGTGTGCTTGTCCCATCTCTTGCGACCGGGGCGGCCTGTCAGCCGCGGCAGGGTCACCGTCGTCGTGCGGGGAAGTCGCAGAGCCATCATCGTCTCCTTCTCGATCGGGCCGCCTCATCGTGGCCACGCTCGTACCTTGATGCCCGCTGACGGACCGGGTCGAGTTGTGGTCGTATTGATCACGGAGGATGCGGTGAGACCGACGAAGTTCCCGACGAGCGCGGCCACGCGCCTGTTCCTGCTGATCGCCGCCGCTGCCGTCGCGGCGGCGGCCCTGCTCAGCGCGGTGCTCGTGCTGGACGCGCAGCGCGCGGAACGTGCGGAGGCGGAGCGCGTGACGCAGATCGTCGCGCGCACCCTCGCCGAGGACCCCTTCGTTCGAAGCGGCGTCACCTCCACGGCCCCCTCCGCCGTCCTCCAGCCGTTCGCGGAGTCGGTCATGGCGGCCAGCGACCTGGACTTCGTGACGATCATGTCGCCCGACGGCGTGCGCTTCACCCACCGCGATCCCGCCCGGATCGGCGAGCGCTACATCGGGACGATCCCCGCATCCCCCGAATCGCTCACCGAGGAGCGCGCGGGGACGCTCGGGCCCTCGGTGCGCACGATCGCCCCCGTCACCGAGGGCGACGAGGTCGTGGGGTGGGTGTCCGCGGGGGTGACGTTGGGCAGCATCGGCGACGGGATCGCCGCCCGGCTGCCGTTCGCGCTGGCGGTCGCGCTCATCGTGCTGGCCGCGGGCCTGGTGGGTGCGGTGCTGGCGCGCGGGCAGACGCGACGCGTGACGGGCGACCTCGCCGCATCCGAGATCCGCGACACGCTCTCGAGCGCCGAGTCGATGCGCACCCTCGGCGAGGCGCTGCGGGCCCAGACGCACGAGCACGGCAACCGCATCCACACCGCCGTCGCCCTGCTCGAGATGGACCGGCGCGAGGAGGCGATCGCTCTGCTCACCGACTCCGCCCAGGCCTCGCAGGACCTGGTCGATCAGGTCACGGCGCGCGCCGACGGGGACGCCACCGTGGGCGCCCTGGTGCTCGGAAAGGTGTCGCAAGCGGCCGAACGCGGGGTGCTCCTGCGCACGCAGATCGCTCCCGACGCGCCCCGCTCTGTTCTCTCCGCCGTCGACGCCGTCACGGTCGTGGGTAATCTGCTCGACAACGCCGTGGATGCGGCGGCCACCGGCCCCACGCCGCGCACCGTCGATTTCACGATGACGCGTTCCGGGCAGGACCTGATCCTCACGGTGGCCGACTCGGGTGCCGGTGTGCCCGTGGAGATGCGCGAGAGGGTGTTCGAGATGGGATTCAGCACGAAACCCGCCGGGGCCGAGGGTCGCGGTGTGGGCCTGGCGCTCGTGCGCGACATCGTGACGGCGTCGGGCGGCAGCATCCGCATCGACGACGCCCATCCGAGCCGCTTCGTGCTCGTGTTGAAGGGGCGGGCATGATCCAGGTCCTCGTCGTCGACGACGACGCATTGACGCTGGAGCTGCACGGGCAGTACGTCGGCCGCCTGGACGGGTTCGAGGTGAGTGGACTGTGCGCGGGAGCCGCGGCAGCGCTGCGCGCGCTCATCGGCCCTGCACCCCGGCCGGAGGTGGACCTCGTCCTGCTCGACATGACGATGCCCGACGCGAGCGGCCTGGATGTCCTGCGCCGCATCCGCGCCGCCGGGAGCACGGTCGACGTGATCGCGGTGACCAGCGTGCGTGACGCCGACACCGTGAGGGCGACCGCGAGCCTCGGGGTCGTGCAGTACCTCGTGAAGCCCTTCACCTTCGGCGTGTTCCGGGAGCGGCTGGAGCAGTACGCGCAGGCATGCGAACGGCGCACTCCGCGCGGGCCCGCGACGCAGGCCGAGATCGATGCGCTGCTGGGGGCGGGTCGCACGGCTCCCATCCCGGTCACGCCGAAGGGCATCTCGCCGGACACGCTGGACGCGGTGGGCCGGGCACTCCGAGAGGGCGACGCTCTCTCGGCCGTCGAGACGGCGCGCCTGCTGGGCCTGTCGCGCGTCTCGGCCCGCCGCTACCTGGAGCACCTCGTGGAGATCGGTGCCGCCGAACGGCGTGCGCGCCACGGTCGCCCCGGCCGCCCGGAGAGCGAGTACCGCTGGTCGGTGTGACTCGTGGGGTTGGTGTGACGCCTGTGACGCAATAGCGTGTTCCGCATGATCGTCGAGCGCACGCCA is drawn from Microbacterium binotii and contains these coding sequences:
- a CDS encoding response regulator; its protein translation is MIQVLVVDDDALTLELHGQYVGRLDGFEVSGLCAGAAAALRALIGPAPRPEVDLVLLDMTMPDASGLDVLRRIRAAGSTVDVIAVTSVRDADTVRATASLGVVQYLVKPFTFGVFRERLEQYAQACERRTPRGPATQAEIDALLGAGRTAPIPVTPKGISPDTLDAVGRALREGDALSAVETARLLGLSRVSARRYLEHLVEIGAAERRARHGRPGRPESEYRWSV
- a CDS encoding cation:dicarboxylate symporter family transporter, with translation MALRLPRTTTVTLPRLTGRPGRKRWDKHTWLYVSVIIAVVAGAVVGLAFPEFAVGLKPLGTAFVSLITMMIAPIIFCTIVVGVGSIAKAATVGKIGGLALVYFLGMSTFALAIGLVVGNIIHPGEGLDMSGSTYQATGEATSTVDFLLHIVPESFFAAFTGGSVLQVLFIALLVGFALQGLGEKGKPIMTAVTHLQTLVFRILGMILWLAPVGAFGAIAAVVGSTGVAAILGLGLLMVAFYITCFVFIAGVLGSLLYAVARVNIFSLMKYLGREYLLIVGTSSSESALPRLIAKMEHLGVSKPVVGITVPTGYSFNLDGTAIYLTMASLFIATGMGAPMSIPEQIGLLVFMIIASKGAAGVTGAGLATLAAGLQTYRPDLVGGVGVIVGIDRFMSEGRAVTNFTGNAVATVLIGTWTRQIDKARVREVLSGARPFDESTLTGGHGADAGEKTPVAAQGDAAAKPMATTAR
- a CDS encoding sensor histidine kinase — translated: MRPTKFPTSAATRLFLLIAAAAVAAAALLSAVLVLDAQRAERAEAERVTQIVARTLAEDPFVRSGVTSTAPSAVLQPFAESVMAASDLDFVTIMSPDGVRFTHRDPARIGERYIGTIPASPESLTEERAGTLGPSVRTIAPVTEGDEVVGWVSAGVTLGSIGDGIAARLPFALAVALIVLAAGLVGAVLARGQTRRVTGDLAASEIRDTLSSAESMRTLGEALRAQTHEHGNRIHTAVALLEMDRREEAIALLTDSAQASQDLVDQVTARADGDATVGALVLGKVSQAAERGVLLRTQIAPDAPRSVLSAVDAVTVVGNLLDNAVDAAATGPTPRTVDFTMTRSGQDLILTVADSGAGVPVEMRERVFEMGFSTKPAGAEGRGVGLALVRDIVTASGGSIRIDDAHPSRFVLVLKGRA